The following are from one region of the Vibrio rarus genome:
- the fadR gene encoding fatty acid metabolism transcriptional regulator FadR has protein sequence MVIKAKSPAGFAEKYIIESIWNGRFAPGSILPAERELSELIGVTRTTLREVLQRLARDGWLTIQHGKPTKVNQFMETSGLHILDTLMTLDADNATSIVEDLLAARTSISPIFMRYAFKVNKEQSEATLKRVIESCEALMAADSFASFMDTFPYSDKIAQNVKEDNEKDELKRDAIMIAKTFNYYDYMLFQHLAFHSGNQIYGLIFNGIKKLYDRVGAFYFSSPKSRDLALRFYKDLLAICEDGNRERIPAVVRQYGIESGQYWNEMKVSLPTNFTEDDS, from the coding sequence ATGGTTATTAAGGCGAAAAGCCCTGCAGGCTTTGCAGAAAAGTACATTATCGAAAGCATTTGGAACGGACGTTTTGCGCCTGGTTCTATTTTACCTGCGGAACGTGAACTTTCTGAGTTGATTGGGGTAACAAGAACCACGTTGAGAGAGGTGCTACAGCGCCTTGCTCGTGACGGTTGGTTGACGATTCAACATGGCAAACCCACTAAAGTAAATCAATTTATGGAAACTTCAGGTTTGCATATTTTGGATACTTTAATGACTCTGGATGCGGATAATGCTACGAGCATCGTAGAGGATCTGTTGGCGGCGAGAACGAGTATCAGCCCAATCTTCATGCGCTATGCGTTTAAGGTGAATAAAGAGCAGTCTGAGGCTACATTAAAGCGTGTCATTGAGTCTTGTGAGGCGTTAATGGCTGCAGATTCCTTTGCTAGCTTTATGGATACTTTCCCATACTCAGATAAAATTGCGCAGAATGTGAAAGAAGACAATGAGAAAGACGAGTTGAAACGTGATGCAATCATGATTGCCAAGACGTTTAACTATTATGATTACATGTTGTTTCAGCACTTAGCTTTCCACTCGGGTAATCAAATTTACGGTTTGATTTTTAACGGTATTAAAAAACTGTACGATCGTGTGGGAGCTTTCTACTTTTCAAGCCCGAAATCACGTGACTTAGCCTTGCGCTTTTATAAAGATCTTCTGGCTATATGTGAAGACGGAAATCGCGAACGTATTCCTGCGGTTGTACGTCAATATGGCATTGAAAGTGGTCAATACTGGAACGAAATGAAAGTCAGTCTACCGACTAACTTTACAGAAGATGACAGCTAA
- a CDS encoding transporter substrate-binding domain-containing protein — protein MTAPKTLWTFIGSILITLLLSIKACYAHDLKEIREAGVIRHIGIPYANFINYINTDGLYSARGLDVELVLGFAQYIGVKYEFVPSTWSRAFGQLTGKRAVFKDNKIQYGASEPITGDIIANGATILPWREELVDFSDDYFPSAVWLVSRSDSKLKPISPSDSIDNDIVEVKRLIKGQDVLVMEQTCLDPNLYDLYETGANIILPEKARKLNEMVPVILNNDAANTLLDVPDTLIALEKWPGEIKVIGPVSEEQFMAAGFRKDSPQLREAFNDYLKLIRSNGTYHLLIEKYYPSVFYFYSDYFEAHENNDK, from the coding sequence ATGACAGCACCCAAGACTCTGTGGACGTTTATTGGCAGTATTTTAATTACATTACTGTTGAGTATTAAGGCATGCTACGCCCATGATTTAAAAGAGATTCGTGAAGCTGGTGTCATTAGACATATCGGCATCCCCTATGCCAATTTTATTAATTACATCAATACCGACGGATTATATTCTGCGCGAGGGTTAGATGTTGAACTAGTGCTAGGCTTTGCTCAATACATAGGCGTAAAATACGAATTTGTACCTAGCACTTGGAGCCGTGCATTTGGACAACTTACCGGCAAGAGAGCTGTATTTAAAGACAATAAAATACAATATGGTGCCAGTGAACCGATTACAGGGGATATAATAGCTAACGGGGCAACCATTCTTCCTTGGAGAGAGGAGTTAGTGGACTTTTCTGATGACTATTTCCCTTCTGCTGTATGGCTTGTTTCTCGGTCAGACTCAAAACTAAAGCCTATCTCCCCAAGCGACTCTATCGATAATGATATCGTGGAGGTTAAGCGACTAATTAAAGGTCAAGATGTCTTGGTAATGGAACAAACCTGTTTAGATCCAAACCTTTATGATCTCTACGAGACAGGCGCTAATATTATACTTCCAGAAAAGGCACGTAAGTTAAATGAAATGGTTCCCGTCATTTTAAATAACGATGCGGCCAATACTTTACTAGATGTCCCTGACACCTTAATCGCTTTAGAGAAATGGCCAGGTGAAATCAAAGTGATCGGCCCGGTATCAGAAGAGCAATTTATGGCTGCCGGTTTTCGTAAAGATTCCCCACAATTGCGTGAGGCGTTTAATGATTACCTAAAACTGATTAGAAGTAATGGTACGTATCATCTTTTAATTGAAAAATACTATCCTTCTGTTTTCTACTTTTATAGTGATTACTTCGAGGCTCACGAGAACAACGACAAATGA
- the dsbB gene encoding disulfide bond formation protein DsbB: MLENLYQFSRSRLSWLLLLLTIVAFELCALFFQHVMLLAPCVMCIYERVAMMGIIAAAGIGLCQPSNPVFRSIGLIGWIAASAKGLQLALEHVGYQLHPSPFNTCDIFVQFPSWAPLDQWVPWMFHPTGVCSEIVWSFLNLSMPQWLVIIFSASLVVASLFTLLQLKGLQKPTAG; the protein is encoded by the coding sequence ATGCTCGAAAACTTATATCAATTTTCTCGCTCACGCTTATCTTGGCTGTTACTGCTTCTCACTATTGTGGCATTTGAACTGTGCGCTCTGTTCTTTCAGCATGTTATGCTGCTAGCACCCTGCGTTATGTGCATTTATGAACGAGTGGCTATGATGGGGATTATCGCCGCAGCTGGTATTGGCTTATGCCAACCTAGCAACCCTGTTTTTCGCAGTATTGGCTTAATTGGCTGGATAGCCGCCAGTGCTAAAGGGCTGCAACTTGCACTTGAACATGTTGGCTACCAACTGCATCCTTCGCCGTTTAACACCTGTGACATCTTTGTTCAATTTCCAAGTTGGGCACCACTGGATCAATGGGTACCTTGGATGTTCCACCCCACTGGTGTTTGTAGTGAGATTGTATGGAGCTTCCTCAATCTTTCCATGCCACAGTGGCTAGTGATTATTTTCTCTGCCAGCCTTGTTGTTGCCTCTCTTTTCACTTTGCTGCAATTGAAGGGCTTACAAAAGCCAACAGCGGGCTAA
- the nhaB gene encoding Na(+)/H(+) antiporter NhaB: protein MPLSLGNAFIKNFLGKAPDWYKLAIIGFLIINPFVYFHVDPFAAGWLLVVEFIFTLAMALKCYPLQPGGLLAIEAIAIGMTTPEMVKHELVANIEVLLLLIFMVAGIYFMKQLLLLIFTKILLGIRSKAMLSVAFCAASAFLSAFLDALTVIAVVISVSIGFYAIYHKVVSGKGHNSQHDHTQDGHLTELTRDDLDEYRAFLRSLLMHAGVGTALGGVMTMVGEPQNLIIADQAGWLFGEFILRMLPITLPVLAMGLLTTIVIEKLKIFGYGSELPPQVRQILVNYNQEEKKRRTKQDVAKLWVQGAIAVWLIFGLAFHVAAVGLVGLSVIILATAFTGIIEEHALGKAFEEALPFTALLAVFFVIVAVIIKQDLFAPIIDAVLAVEDQSTQLVLFYIANGVLSMVSDNVFVGTVYINEVKEALLHGVINREQFDLLAVAINTGTNLPSVATPNGQAAFLFLLTSTLAPLIRLSYGRMVIMAFPYTIVLALVGMFGIMFLLDPMTAAFYDLGWITDPPMQAIGAASSALGH from the coding sequence ATGCCCTTGAGTCTAGGAAACGCCTTTATCAAGAATTTTCTTGGCAAGGCTCCAGACTGGTACAAACTCGCCATTATTGGCTTTTTAATTATTAACCCTTTCGTCTATTTCCATGTTGACCCCTTTGCCGCCGGTTGGTTACTGGTTGTTGAATTCATTTTTACCTTAGCCATGGCGCTAAAATGTTATCCATTACAACCCGGCGGACTGCTCGCCATTGAGGCCATCGCCATTGGCATGACAACCCCTGAAATGGTTAAGCATGAGCTGGTCGCAAATATAGAAGTACTGTTGCTATTGATCTTTATGGTGGCCGGTATTTATTTTATGAAGCAGTTATTGCTACTTATCTTTACTAAGATATTGCTAGGGATTCGCTCTAAAGCCATGTTATCGGTCGCATTTTGCGCCGCGTCCGCTTTTCTTTCTGCTTTTCTTGATGCTCTGACTGTTATTGCCGTTGTCATTAGTGTGTCTATTGGTTTCTACGCCATTTATCACAAAGTGGTATCAGGGAAAGGCCACAACAGTCAGCATGACCACACTCAAGATGGTCACCTTACTGAACTCACTCGTGATGATCTTGATGAGTACCGCGCGTTTTTACGCTCACTACTTATGCATGCTGGCGTTGGTACCGCCCTTGGTGGTGTAATGACCATGGTAGGCGAGCCACAAAACCTCATTATTGCCGATCAGGCGGGTTGGTTGTTTGGTGAATTTATTTTACGCATGCTACCCATAACCTTGCCCGTATTGGCAATGGGTTTGTTAACCACCATTGTTATCGAAAAACTAAAAATCTTTGGCTATGGTTCTGAATTGCCACCTCAGGTGCGTCAAATATTAGTGAATTACAACCAAGAAGAAAAAAAACGTCGCACGAAACAAGATGTGGCCAAACTTTGGGTGCAAGGTGCCATTGCAGTTTGGCTGATTTTTGGTCTAGCCTTTCACGTTGCGGCTGTAGGGCTTGTGGGCCTGTCGGTGATCATTCTTGCCACCGCATTTACTGGGATTATTGAAGAGCACGCCTTAGGCAAAGCATTTGAAGAAGCACTGCCTTTTACTGCGCTTCTTGCTGTCTTCTTTGTGATTGTTGCCGTTATTATTAAACAAGATTTATTCGCACCTATTATTGATGCTGTATTGGCTGTGGAAGATCAAAGCACACAATTAGTGCTGTTTTACATTGCTAATGGCGTCCTTTCTATGGTGTCAGATAACGTGTTTGTGGGGACAGTGTACATTAATGAAGTTAAAGAGGCTCTGTTGCACGGTGTGATCAATCGCGAACAGTTTGATTTACTTGCCGTTGCCATCAATACCGGAACCAACCTACCCTCTGTTGCTACGCCTAATGGTCAAGCGGCCTTCTTATTCCTACTCACCTCAACACTTGCGCCACTAATTCGTCTCTCTTATGGACGAATGGTGATTATGGCTTTCCCATACACCATTGTTTTGGCACTGGTGGGGATGTTTGGGATCATGTTCTTATTAGACCCTATGACAGCCGCCTTTTATGACCTCGGTTGGATAACCGATCCACCGATGCAGGCAATAGGTGCGGCAAGTTCTGCTTTAGGTCACTAA
- a CDS encoding YecA/YgfB family protein yields MSHLITLPKGEQESSYFWEGAILAANLTVKPLEPELWAEDLCSGAFEVAKPNIIEHINGQYGKLKANQYSVLELTHNDSEHLADVAEGFLAIWPAVEQEWQSLDIADGTARMLSALLTTWSLLVDEQQTHQQMQQAGYEQLPQISDLQPQLDLMINEVAQAADELMLGNKSQTLNPFKEVGRNDLCPCGSGKKFKKCCAA; encoded by the coding sequence ATGAGTCATTTAATTACCCTACCTAAAGGTGAGCAAGAAAGTTCCTACTTTTGGGAAGGGGCCATATTAGCGGCTAACCTAACGGTGAAACCTTTAGAGCCGGAATTATGGGCCGAGGATCTATGCAGCGGTGCGTTTGAGGTGGCAAAGCCCAATATTATTGAGCATATCAATGGCCAATACGGCAAGCTCAAAGCCAATCAGTATTCGGTTCTTGAGTTAACCCATAACGATAGCGAACATTTAGCTGATGTAGCGGAAGGCTTTTTGGCCATTTGGCCAGCGGTTGAGCAAGAGTGGCAATCCCTAGATATTGCCGATGGTACGGCAAGAATGTTATCCGCATTATTAACCACTTGGTCTTTATTGGTTGATGAACAGCAAACCCATCAACAAATGCAACAAGCAGGCTATGAGCAACTGCCACAAATTAGCGATTTACAACCGCAACTTGATTTAATGATTAATGAAGTGGCGCAAGCGGCGGATGAGCTTATGCTGGGCAATAAAAGCCAGACGTTGAACCCGTTTAAAGAGGTGGGACGAAACGATCTATGTCCTTGCGGTAGTGGAAAGAAATTTAAAAAATGCTGTGCTGCTTAG
- a CDS encoding putative bifunctional diguanylate cyclase/phosphodiesterase, whose amino-acid sequence MIIVTQAGQDRLKESQINELNLKVQTYAESLSYFLAETRYDVQGVAKHKTTYTFFANLASGMSMKYGLGSSLLQLNHNLISLTKSTHNKVALFDRMLIVGFKSNVISDSHRKQPFDVSSIPFDEMRHVDSKIDIQFKHDHMLIRMLQNVYFNGELVGVVVGYVKRDVLIHLLTSQEYLNSSSQLDLVANQAILPIWNTFESKKDHLNANQKNTLYFSREVKNTPFRLHAWFEPVSESQIITSTWFTAGLSFLALPVIFGLYYSLRINNTNLVLTTKIKETHKQQSALTRQNNRLKTEIDRRKMYELELAYQATHDALTRLSNRKSGDEKLRHALLQAQRSNKNVLVIFIDLDNFKQINDTLGHLAGDQLLKQTAQRLRDSVRKTDVVARIGGDEFLLVIPELSSIEEAQSLASKLLVTFEDPFLLDKSEFFVSSSIGMSIYPQDGQTAEDLMAHADIAMYRVKKEGRNGFSFYEPNMNVNVQRNLDIDARLRQAINQGKLEVYYQPIIDLNSEKIAGAEALMRWNDDKLGFVSPNEFIPIAEKNGLIHKVGEIALHTACHQIQQWQSIQPLSIAVNFSSAQFRQQDTVMQNVLTALQSSGLDPSLLDIEITESLLVSNNSETNRLLEDIKKIGIHFSIDDFGTGYSALSYLQKFPFSKLKIDRSFLQDMESTPSSQELVNAIIAMAKALGLKVVAEGVETAWDKNYLQTHNCEFAQGYYYSRPLSKEAFEALLLESNQQTS is encoded by the coding sequence ATGATTATTGTCACCCAGGCAGGACAAGATCGCCTAAAAGAGTCTCAAATTAATGAACTCAACCTAAAGGTGCAAACATATGCTGAATCCCTTAGCTATTTTTTAGCTGAGACGCGTTATGACGTCCAAGGGGTCGCAAAACATAAAACGACTTACACGTTTTTTGCTAACCTCGCATCGGGGATGTCCATGAAATATGGATTAGGCTCTAGCCTACTGCAACTCAATCACAATCTCATAAGTTTAACCAAATCAACCCATAATAAGGTCGCCCTATTTGATCGAATGCTGATTGTCGGCTTTAAATCGAATGTCATTTCAGATTCTCATCGTAAACAGCCTTTTGATGTTAGCAGTATTCCATTTGATGAAATGCGTCATGTGGATAGCAAAATTGATATTCAATTTAAACACGACCACATGCTCATTAGAATGCTACAAAATGTGTACTTTAATGGCGAATTAGTCGGTGTCGTCGTAGGCTACGTAAAAAGAGACGTTTTGATTCACTTATTGACCTCTCAAGAGTACCTCAACAGCAGCAGTCAACTTGATCTCGTTGCCAACCAAGCCATACTGCCCATTTGGAATACCTTTGAATCAAAGAAAGATCACCTAAACGCAAACCAAAAAAATACTTTATATTTTAGCCGAGAAGTTAAAAATACCCCTTTTAGGCTGCATGCTTGGTTTGAGCCTGTATCCGAAAGCCAAATCATTACCTCGACATGGTTTACCGCAGGTTTATCCTTTTTAGCTTTACCGGTTATCTTTGGGCTGTACTACTCGCTGCGTATCAATAACACCAATCTTGTTCTTACTACCAAGATTAAAGAAACACACAAGCAACAATCGGCATTAACCCGTCAAAACAATCGCCTTAAAACCGAAATTGATCGACGAAAAATGTATGAACTGGAATTAGCCTATCAAGCTACCCATGATGCGTTAACTCGACTTTCAAATAGGAAGTCAGGTGATGAGAAGTTAAGGCACGCTTTGTTACAAGCGCAAAGAAGCAATAAAAATGTCTTAGTCATTTTTATTGACCTTGATAACTTCAAACAAATTAACGATACATTAGGTCACTTAGCTGGGGATCAACTATTAAAACAGACAGCGCAACGTCTGCGTGACTCGGTGCGTAAAACCGATGTGGTGGCTCGTATTGGTGGCGATGAGTTCTTATTAGTAATTCCAGAGTTATCTTCAATAGAAGAAGCACAATCTCTAGCATCAAAACTACTCGTTACCTTTGAAGACCCCTTCTTGCTCGATAAAAGTGAGTTCTTTGTCTCTTCCAGTATCGGTATGTCCATTTACCCTCAAGATGGTCAAACAGCTGAAGATCTCATGGCACACGCTGATATTGCTATGTATCGGGTCAAAAAAGAAGGCCGTAATGGGTTTAGCTTCTATGAACCGAATATGAACGTCAATGTTCAACGTAACCTTGATATTGATGCAAGGCTACGCCAAGCCATCAACCAAGGTAAGCTAGAAGTCTATTACCAACCGATCATCGACTTAAACAGTGAAAAAATAGCAGGCGCTGAAGCTCTAATGCGCTGGAATGATGATAAGTTAGGATTTGTGTCACCCAATGAGTTTATCCCTATAGCCGAAAAAAATGGACTTATTCATAAAGTCGGTGAAATTGCCTTACATACGGCCTGTCATCAAATACAGCAGTGGCAAAGCATTCAACCGTTATCTATTGCCGTCAATTTCTCTTCGGCTCAATTTAGACAGCAAGACACCGTTATGCAGAATGTGTTAACCGCTCTGCAGTCATCAGGGCTCGATCCAAGTTTGCTCGACATTGAAATTACTGAAAGTTTGTTGGTTAGCAATAACAGTGAGACCAATCGCTTATTAGAAGACATCAAGAAAATTGGCATCCATTTCTCTATTGATGATTTTGGTACTGGGTATTCAGCATTGAGCTATTTACAGAAATTTCCATTCAGTAAACTGAAAATAGACCGATCATTCTTACAAGATATGGAAAGTACCCCGTCGTCTCAAGAACTCGTTAATGCCATTATTGCTATGGCAAAAGCGCTCGGCCTGAAAGTAGTTGCTGAAGGCGTTGAAACCGCTTGGGATAAAAACTATCTGCAAACCCATAACTGTGAATTTGCACAAGGGTATTACTATAGCCGTCCGTTATCTAAAGAAGCCTTTGAAGCTTTATTGCTCGAAAGCAATCAACAAACCAGCTAG